The following proteins are encoded in a genomic region of Pseudomonas saponiphila:
- a CDS encoding sterol desaturase family protein, which yields MRDTIEHFREQYRAAVSPRYNPWLHGGFVLGYGLLCIALLYSTLRQVQPLEWLAVPLALLFFNLCIYLVHRWLGHHKQRFARLFYARHSGDHHSFFAPGQMTYEGRKDWRVILFPAWLIVVHSLLFALPLWALLRLWNSNVAALFASCTLIGYLAYEVFHACEHLPASHPLARLPWVRQMRRLHELHHRRELMQERNFNIVLPLMDWLFGTLYWQPEESPADGPMTRLQHQVDIPRSAEATLAYAASPRCWPQWHPSSLQVLGAEGPLSAGQGFEEDIHAGGRRGHLSWRVEEYLPGQRWRASARGEHGLELRLSYECQALAAQRTRFIRTLEYRFQPLLMRLGNQLLFKRRIERESAASLLALCETAQHAIPLPPAPAPDHPV from the coding sequence GTGCGAGACACCATCGAACACTTTCGCGAGCAGTATCGAGCCGCGGTCAGTCCGCGCTACAACCCCTGGCTGCATGGCGGTTTTGTCCTGGGCTATGGCCTGCTGTGCATCGCTCTGCTGTACAGCACCCTGCGCCAGGTACAGCCTCTGGAATGGCTGGCGGTGCCCCTGGCGCTGCTGTTCTTCAACCTGTGCATCTACCTGGTGCACCGTTGGCTGGGGCATCACAAGCAGCGCTTTGCGCGGCTGTTCTATGCCCGCCATAGCGGCGACCACCACAGTTTTTTCGCCCCCGGGCAAATGACCTATGAGGGTCGCAAGGACTGGCGGGTGATCCTGTTTCCGGCCTGGCTGATCGTGGTCCACAGCCTGCTTTTCGCCCTGCCGCTGTGGGCCTTGCTGCGCCTGTGGAACAGCAACGTGGCGGCGCTGTTCGCCAGCTGCACCTTGATCGGCTACCTGGCCTACGAAGTCTTCCATGCCTGCGAGCACTTGCCCGCCAGCCACCCTCTGGCGCGCCTGCCCTGGGTGCGGCAGATGCGCCGCCTGCACGAGCTGCATCACCGCCGCGAGCTGATGCAGGAGCGCAATTTCAATATTGTCCTGCCGCTGATGGACTGGCTGTTCGGCACCCTGTACTGGCAGCCCGAAGAGTCGCCAGCGGACGGCCCCATGACCCGCCTGCAGCACCAGGTCGATATCCCGCGCAGCGCCGAGGCCACCCTGGCCTACGCCGCCAGTCCACGCTGCTGGCCGCAATGGCATCCGTCCTCGTTGCAGGTGCTGGGCGCCGAGGGCCCGTTGTCCGCCGGGCAGGGTTTCGAGGAAGACATCCATGCCGGCGGGCGCCGCGGCCACCTCAGCTGGCGGGTCGAGGAGTACCTGCCGGGGCAGCGCTGGCGCGCCAGCGCCCGGGGCGAGCATGGCCTGGAGCTGCGCCTGAGCTATGAGTGCCAGGCGCTGGCGGCCCAACGCACGCGCTTTATCCGCACCCTGGAATATCGCTTCCAGCCGCTGCTGATGCGCCTGGGCAATCAGCTGTTATTCAAGCGGCGGATTGAGCGAGAATCCGCCGCCTCATTGCTGGCATTGTGCGAAACGGCCCAGCACGCCATACCACTGCCGCCCGCCCCGGCGCCAGACCACCCGGTCTGA
- a CDS encoding response regulator transcription factor — MKNKRVLIVDDHPIICAAVAELLEEHGYQPIGESSDGFDALEKIHKLRPDYMLLDISLDNLDGLSVLQRIAMDNLEVKTLVFTANRASTYGVRCLQAGAMGFISKSAGLQELVKGLNALADGYLYFPREVLEMYRGIGHAANDVLNNLTNKELVILQLLASGYSNLEIASKLNLSNKTISGHKINVLKKLGVRTTIELATIAKEMDLL; from the coding sequence ATGAAAAACAAACGTGTACTGATCGTCGACGACCACCCGATCATCTGCGCCGCCGTCGCCGAGCTACTTGAAGAACATGGCTACCAGCCGATCGGCGAATCCTCCGACGGCTTCGACGCGCTGGAGAAGATTCACAAGCTGCGCCCCGACTACATGCTGCTGGACATCAGCCTGGACAACCTGGACGGGCTCTCGGTCCTGCAACGCATTGCCATGGACAACCTGGAGGTCAAGACCCTGGTGTTCACCGCCAATCGCGCCAGCACCTACGGCGTGCGTTGCCTGCAGGCCGGCGCCATGGGCTTCATCAGCAAGAGCGCCGGCCTGCAGGAACTGGTCAAGGGCCTGAATGCCCTGGCCGACGGCTATCTGTATTTCCCCAGGGAGGTATTGGAGATGTACCGGGGAATCGGCCACGCCGCCAATGACGTACTGAACAACCTGACCAACAAGGAACTGGTGATCCTGCAATTGCTGGCCAGCGGCTACAGCAACCTGGAAATCGCCAGCAAGCTCAACCTGAGCAACAAGACCATCAGCGGACACAAGATCAATGTGCTGAAGAAGCTCGGGGTGCGCACCACCATCGAACTGGCCACCATCGCCAAGGAGATGGACCTGCTGTGA
- a CDS encoding LysR family transcriptional regulator encodes MQLRALRYFHEVARCASLRQAAERLYVTPTAVSRQIEQLEHFFGSALIERGPRGIRLTVEGECLAEQVSSTLRGFDQVRDVIASRQSQVAGSVSIHVSESIVSSVLAPVLAAFNRAHPKVTFNIVIASAGATLDALCSGEADLGLAFYLPERAEVEVTAHCQLWHRVLVSAEHPFAQCPSIRLADLEGQPLAIPDSAYGVRQALEGAAKKRGVSILPVFTTSSLEVQKSLARQRAAVLILPQVDAEARDLGDGLVAVPIDDEHLERIRVDLCVVRNRPLSVATLKCQEMLARTMQRHSVA; translated from the coding sequence ATGCAATTACGAGCGTTGCGTTACTTCCATGAGGTGGCCCGGTGCGCCTCCCTGCGTCAGGCGGCCGAGCGCCTGTACGTGACTCCCACCGCCGTGAGCCGGCAGATCGAGCAGCTGGAGCACTTTTTCGGCAGCGCGCTGATCGAGCGCGGCCCGCGGGGCATCCGCCTGACGGTGGAAGGCGAGTGCCTGGCCGAGCAGGTCAGCTCGACCTTGCGCGGCTTCGATCAGGTGCGCGATGTGATTGCCAGTCGCCAGAGCCAGGTGGCGGGCAGCGTCAGCATCCATGTGTCGGAAAGTATCGTTTCCAGTGTGCTGGCGCCGGTGCTCGCGGCGTTCAACCGGGCTCATCCGAAAGTCACCTTCAACATTGTCATCGCCAGTGCCGGCGCCACCCTGGATGCCCTGTGCAGTGGCGAGGCCGACCTCGGGCTGGCCTTCTACCTGCCGGAACGGGCCGAGGTGGAAGTGACCGCCCATTGCCAACTGTGGCATCGGGTGCTGGTCAGCGCCGAACATCCCTTTGCCCAGTGCCCGAGCATTCGCCTGGCGGACCTGGAGGGCCAGCCCCTGGCCATTCCCGATTCGGCCTACGGCGTGCGCCAGGCCCTGGAAGGTGCGGCGAAAAAACGTGGGGTGAGCATTCTGCCGGTGTTCACCACCAGCTCCCTGGAGGTGCAGAAAAGCCTGGCGCGTCAGCGCGCGGCGGTGCTGATCCTGCCCCAGGTGGATGCCGAGGCCCGGGACCTGGGGGATGGGCTGGTGGCGGTGCCGATCGATGATGAACACCTGGAGCGGATCCGCGTCGACCTGTGCGTAGTGCGCAACCGGCCATTGTCGGTGGCCACGTTGAAATGCCAGGAAATGCTCGCCCGCACCATGCAACGCCATAGCGTGGCGTAG
- a CDS encoding OprD family outer membrane porin, which produces MQQPVLFTLALAASSAVIAQDNPRPSQQDQAPGFIEGSHLDLNLRHYYSNQHTQRDTYLSIKKPDGIERTRVRETWVQAGMLKYSSGYTQGLIGLGVDAALFSAVNLERGHGRVANGGDRVLVDSDGDALPTWSRLGIGDVRLRLSNTELKAGRLMTDNPVLRYKDNRALPSSFQGVGLYSNETDWLALQAGSFDRAIPRTGTGSERLTTTFGNRAYSGERISYLGATVKPGPGLEGSLYASRFENMWDQYYLGLIHRAGDKNQLALKTAFNYYHTRDQGQQRLGYIDNDALSLAVTGSHQAHSLTLAWQQVFGNEYFDYVWESTGNYMANSLYSDYNGPNEKSWQLRYDLDFAAYGVPGLSASLWHAKGWDIDGTHYDGDRNGRNRGYNVRGLDGAKHNENGLMLAYVVQSGRLKDAVLRTIVYNHRASGGQIDGSYDEFRLVGNFPFNLF; this is translated from the coding sequence ATGCAACAGCCTGTACTGTTCACCCTGGCACTGGCGGCCAGTAGCGCCGTCATCGCCCAGGACAACCCGCGCCCGAGTCAGCAGGACCAGGCTCCGGGGTTCATCGAGGGCAGCCACCTGGACCTCAACCTGCGTCACTACTACTCCAACCAGCACACCCAGCGCGACACCTACCTGAGCATCAAGAAGCCCGACGGCATTGAACGTACCCGGGTCAGGGAAACCTGGGTGCAGGCCGGCATGCTCAAGTACAGCTCGGGCTACACCCAGGGCCTGATCGGCCTGGGTGTGGATGCCGCGCTGTTCAGCGCGGTCAACCTGGAACGCGGTCATGGCCGGGTGGCCAATGGCGGCGACCGGGTGCTGGTGGACAGCGACGGCGACGCCCTGCCCACCTGGAGCCGCCTGGGCATCGGCGATGTGCGCCTGCGCCTGTCCAACACCGAACTCAAGGCCGGGCGCCTGATGACCGACAACCCGGTGCTGCGCTACAAGGACAACCGCGCCCTGCCCTCAAGCTTCCAGGGCGTGGGCCTGTACAGCAACGAAACCGACTGGCTGGCACTGCAGGCCGGCAGCTTCGACCGGGCCATCCCGCGCACCGGCACAGGCAGCGAGCGCCTGACCACTACCTTCGGCAACCGCGCCTACAGCGGCGAGCGCATCAGCTACCTGGGAGCCACCGTCAAACCCGGCCCGGGCCTGGAAGGCAGCCTCTACGCCTCGCGCTTCGAGAACATGTGGGACCAGTACTACCTGGGCCTGATCCACCGCGCCGGGGACAAGAACCAGCTGGCGCTGAAGACCGCGTTCAACTACTACCACACCCGGGACCAGGGCCAGCAACGCCTGGGCTACATCGACAACGACGCCCTGAGCCTGGCCGTCACCGGCAGTCACCAGGCCCACAGCCTGACCCTGGCCTGGCAGCAGGTGTTCGGCAACGAGTACTTCGACTATGTCTGGGAATCCACCGGCAACTACATGGCCAACTCCCTGTACTCGGACTACAACGGCCCCAATGAAAAATCCTGGCAACTGCGCTACGACCTGGATTTTGCCGCCTACGGCGTGCCGGGGCTGAGCGCCAGCCTGTGGCACGCCAAGGGCTGGGACATCGATGGCACGCACTACGACGGCGATCGCAACGGTCGCAACCGCGGCTACAACGTGCGCGGCCTGGACGGCGCCAAGCACAACGAAAACGGCCTGATGCTGGCCTACGTGGTGCAATCCGGGCGGCTCAAGGATGCAGTGCTGCGCACCATCGTCTACAACCACCGCGCCAGCGGCGGACAGATCGATGGCAGCTACGACGAGTTCCGCCTGGTGGGCAACTTTCCGTTCAACCTGTTCTGA
- a CDS encoding citrate-proton symporter gives MHSQASNPCATPEPETPNAAGGKRSVFAVILGNAVEFFDFGVYATFAVMIGHTFFPSDSAFVSLMLSVTAFGVGFIVRPLGAVLIGAYADRVGRKPAMLLTLVMMAVGTGSIAILPSYESIGIAAPILLVITRLIQGLAWGGEAGPATTYILEAAPAHKRGTYACWQVVAQGVAAMAAGTVGYTLTQVLSPEDLNTWGWRVPFVFGLLVLPIGIYIRRNLAETFHGQGAEASTGSLVRQVFGEHRRALVLGLLILSGSTITQYFINYMTTFALTELKLPTSISMLSTLVAGAAMAVCAIAGGMLCDRFGRRTILMAPRVVLLLVLFPALQLMTEHPSPATFLLTLAVLSGLHGMSGAALIVLLVESFPKAVRSTGFSIVYAFGVAAFGGTAQIIITWLIGTTGNPMSPVGYLLVANLVCLTAAWFAKETRPQTPGRSHPGQRLAQARAR, from the coding sequence ATGCACAGCCAAGCGTCCAATCCATGCGCCACACCCGAGCCCGAAACGCCCAACGCGGCGGGGGGCAAGCGCAGCGTGTTCGCGGTGATCCTCGGCAATGCCGTGGAGTTCTTCGATTTCGGGGTCTACGCCACCTTTGCGGTGATGATCGGCCACACCTTCTTTCCCTCCGACAGTGCCTTTGTCAGCCTGATGCTGTCGGTCACCGCCTTCGGCGTCGGCTTTATCGTGCGGCCCCTGGGGGCGGTGCTGATCGGTGCCTACGCCGACCGCGTCGGGCGCAAGCCGGCGATGCTCCTGACCCTGGTGATGATGGCCGTGGGCACCGGCAGCATCGCCATCCTGCCCAGCTACGAGAGCATCGGCATCGCCGCGCCAATCCTGCTGGTAATCACCCGGCTGATCCAGGGCCTGGCCTGGGGCGGCGAGGCCGGCCCCGCCACCACCTACATCCTCGAAGCCGCGCCGGCACACAAGCGCGGCACCTATGCCTGCTGGCAGGTGGTGGCCCAGGGCGTGGCCGCCATGGCCGCCGGCACCGTCGGCTACACCCTGACCCAGGTGCTGTCCCCCGAGGACCTCAACACCTGGGGCTGGCGCGTGCCCTTCGTGTTTGGCCTGTTGGTGCTGCCGATCGGCATCTACATCCGCCGCAACCTGGCGGAAACCTTCCATGGCCAGGGCGCAGAGGCCAGCACCGGCAGTCTGGTGCGCCAGGTGTTCGGCGAACATCGCCGGGCCCTGGTGCTGGGGTTGCTGATTCTCTCCGGCAGCACCATCACCCAGTACTTCATCAACTACATGACCACCTTCGCCCTCACCGAGCTCAAGCTGCCCACCAGCATCTCCATGCTTTCGACCCTGGTGGCCGGCGCGGCGATGGCGGTGTGCGCGATTGCCGGGGGCATGCTCTGCGACCGCTTCGGCCGCCGTACCATTCTCATGGCGCCACGGGTGGTGCTGTTGCTGGTGCTGTTCCCGGCCTTGCAACTGATGACCGAACACCCCAGCCCGGCGACCTTCCTGCTGACCCTGGCGGTGCTCTCCGGCCTGCATGGCATGAGCGGCGCGGCGTTGATCGTGCTGCTGGTGGAGAGTTTTCCCAAGGCGGTGCGCTCCACCGGTTTCTCCATCGTCTACGCCTTTGGCGTGGCGGCCTTCGGCGGCACCGCACAGATCATCATCACCTGGCTGATCGGCACCACCGGCAACCCGATGTCGCCGGTGGGTTACCTGCTGGTGGCCAACCTGGTGTGCCTGACCGCGGCCTGGTTCGCCAAGGAAACCCGCCCGCAAACACCCGGGCGCAGCCACCCCGGTCAACGGCTCGCACAAGCCCGCGCCCGCTGA
- a CDS encoding amidase has product MTDLHDLSTAQLLAQFSSRQLSPLDYYEHLLAHIGRWEPHIRALYAFDPESVRQQARAATERWNKGAPNGPLDGIPVTVKELIATRGTPIPLGSAATTLKPALQDAPPAARMREAGAIILAKTTVPDFGMLSSGLSSFHGITRNPWNTACNTGGSSSGAAAAAAAGYGPLHIGTDIGGSVRLPAAWCALVGFKPTLGRIPIDPYYTGRCAGPMTRSVDDAVLMMRYLARPDARDATSLPPLTGDWSDAPVSVNGLKIGLMLEPGAGLQPEGFVCEAVERAARLFESHGAQVRPLAPIMDRAQLDGLDRFWRARQWAELSALGAEQFAQVLPYIRDWAAPGADLSGVEAVQGFNQTFEMRRRAAQVFSEFDLVLSPTNQVNRFPAEWPSPTNNPQQPFEHIVFTLPWNMGEQPALSINCGFAADGLPIGLQMIAPRFADQWLLQVAKTYESWRGAIHSWPNPPSH; this is encoded by the coding sequence ATGACTGATTTGCACGATCTATCCACCGCGCAGTTGCTGGCGCAATTTTCCAGCCGCCAGCTATCGCCCCTGGACTACTACGAACATCTGCTGGCCCATATCGGGCGCTGGGAGCCGCATATCCGTGCGCTCTATGCCTTCGATCCGGAGTCGGTACGCCAGCAGGCCCGGGCCGCCACCGAGCGCTGGAACAAGGGTGCGCCCAACGGCCCGCTGGACGGGATTCCGGTGACGGTCAAGGAACTGATCGCTACTCGGGGCACGCCGATTCCCCTGGGCAGCGCGGCCACCACCCTGAAACCGGCCCTGCAGGATGCGCCACCCGCGGCGCGGATGCGTGAGGCTGGGGCGATCATCCTGGCCAAGACCACGGTGCCGGATTTCGGCATGTTGTCCTCGGGGTTGTCGAGCTTTCACGGCATTACCCGCAACCCCTGGAACACCGCCTGCAATACCGGCGGCTCCAGTTCCGGTGCCGCAGCAGCCGCCGCGGCCGGTTACGGGCCGCTGCACATCGGTACCGATATCGGCGGCTCGGTGCGCCTGCCGGCCGCCTGGTGCGCTCTGGTGGGGTTCAAGCCGACCCTGGGGCGGATTCCCATCGACCCGTATTACACCGGACGTTGCGCCGGGCCCATGACCCGCAGCGTCGATGACGCGGTACTGATGATGCGCTACCTGGCCAGGCCCGATGCCCGCGACGCCACTAGCCTGCCGCCCTTGACCGGCGACTGGAGCGATGCGCCGGTGTCGGTCAACGGCTTGAAGATCGGCCTGATGCTGGAGCCCGGCGCCGGGCTGCAACCGGAAGGTTTTGTCTGTGAGGCGGTGGAGCGCGCCGCGCGGCTATTCGAAAGCCACGGCGCCCAGGTGCGCCCCCTGGCGCCGATCATGGACCGCGCGCAACTGGACGGCCTCGATCGCTTCTGGCGCGCCCGGCAATGGGCGGAACTCTCAGCCCTGGGCGCCGAGCAGTTCGCCCAGGTGCTGCCGTACATCCGCGATTGGGCGGCGCCGGGCGCCGACTTGTCCGGGGTCGAGGCGGTGCAGGGCTTCAACCAGACCTTCGAGATGCGCCGACGCGCCGCCCAGGTGTTCAGCGAGTTCGATCTGGTGCTGTCGCCGACCAACCAGGTCAACCGCTTTCCCGCCGAGTGGCCATCGCCTACCAATAACCCGCAGCAGCCGTTCGAGCACATTGTCTTCACCCTGCCCTGGAACATGGGCGAGCAACCGGCGCTGTCGATCAACTGCGGTTTTGCCGCCGATGGCCTGCCCATCGGCCTGCAGATGATCGCCCCGCGCTTCGCCGATCAATGGCTGCTGCAAGTGGCCAAGACCTATGAGAGCTGGCGCGGAGCGATCCACAGCTGGCCGAATCCGCCGTCTCACTGA